Part of the Bacteroidota bacterium genome is shown below.
AGTGCCGACAAAGCAATATATACATGGCCTTTGCCTGATTTAGGATTGATTATAATGGCAAATTTTTTATCCATAAACTATTACTGTTTTACCTGCAACTAACTCTTTATTTGTATTTTTCAAAAATAAACTTACTTTTGAAGCATATTTAAAAGTAATTGAAGAGAGGGCAACAGTCCTCTCTTTTATTTTATATGGACATAATAGAACAAATAAAAACTTGGAGTAATGATTTTTTAGCTGCACATTTATTTGTGGTTGATGTAGAGTGGAAAGTGGGTAGCAAAAAAATTAGTGTTTTTGTTGATGGTGATAATGGAGTAAGTATTGATGAGTGCAGGTTATTAAGTAAACACCTTTCGGGCCACTTAGATGAAATTGATTACAGTGACGGAGCTTATATTTTAGAAGTATCATCGCCAGGGGTTGACAAGCCATTGAATTTTTTAAGACAGTACACAAAACATGTAGGTAGAGAGTTTAAGATAATCTTAAACCAAAACACTGAATTGTTTGGGCGACTTGAAAAAATTGAAGGAGAAACACTTACCTTGCATTTGAAAGACAACAAGAAAGCTTACATAGCAAAAGAACCTATATTTAAGACTATTGAATTTGGCGATATAAAAGAAAGTATTGTTCAAATTAGTTTTAAATAATTTTATAGCAATTAAACAGAAAAAATAAATATACATTATGCATAGTGCAGGACTTATAGACTCGTTTGGCGAGTTTAAGGAATTTAAAAACATTGACCGTGCCACGTTACAACGTGTGTTGGAAGATGTATTTAGAACCATGTTGCGCAAAAAATTTGTTACCGATGATAACTTTGATGTTATTATAAATG
Proteins encoded:
- a CDS encoding ribosome maturation factor RimP; translated protein: MDIIEQIKTWSNDFLAAHLFVVDVEWKVGSKKISVFVDGDNGVSIDECRLLSKHLSGHLDEIDYSDGAYILEVSSPGVDKPLNFLRQYTKHVGREFKIILNQNTELFGRLEKIEGETLTLHLKDNKKAYIAKEPIFKTIEFGDIKESIVQISFK